In one window of Acanthochromis polyacanthus isolate Apoly-LR-REF ecotype Palm Island chromosome 8, KAUST_Apoly_ChrSc, whole genome shotgun sequence DNA:
- the twf1a gene encoding twinfilin-1a, with product MSHQTGIQAGNDVKDVFASAKSGDQYRALKIVIEDEQLTLGATRKASKKWDQEYDSLVLPLLEDDVPCYILYRLDSTNNQGYEWIFLAWSPDHSTVRHKMLYAATRATLKKEFGGGHIKDEIFATAKDDLNLSGYRKYLTSQAAPLPLTAAEEELRQIKLNEVQTDISVDTKQQTLQGVAFPLHKDAVAALERFRDKKINYVQLHVDQEQELIRLCSTEPTELKDLPMRIPKDSARYHFFLYKHSHEGDYLESTVFIYSMPGYNCSIRERMLYSSCKNPLVDMVENKLQIEIEKKLEIDNGDELTSDFLYEEVHPKQHAHKQAFAKPKGPAGKRGGRRITRPPAEGEEED from the exons ATGTCACATCAAACGGGCATTCAAG CGGGGAATGATGTGAAGGATGTCTTTGCCAGTGCCAAGAGCGGAGATCAGTATCGAGCCTTAAAGATCGTCATTGAGGATG AGCAGCTGACTCTGGGCGCCACCAGGAAAGCATCAAAGAAATGGGACCAGGAGTATGATTCCTTAGTGCTGCCCCTCCTCGAGGATGACGTGCCCTGCTATATTCTGTACCGGCTGGACTCCACTAACAACCAAGGCTATGAGTGGATCTTCCTGGCCTGGTCACCGGACCACTCTACT GTGCGACATAAAATGTTATACGCTGCTACCAGGGCAACACTGAAGAAAGAGTTTGGAGGCGGGCACATCAAGGATGAAATTTTCGCTACCGCAAAG GACGATTTGAACCTCAGCGGTTACAGGAAGTATCTGACCTCGCAGGCTGCTCCTTTGCCCCTCactgctgcagaggaggaaCTGAGACAGATCAAGCTAAATGAG GTGCAGACAGACATAAGCGTGGACACCAAGCAGCAGACACTGCAGGGAGTGGCTTTCCCTCTTCACAAAGACGCCGTCGCAGCACTTGAACGTTTTAGGGACAAGAAAATCAACTACGTGCAGCTG CACGTAGATCAAGAACAAGAGCTGATTCGACTGTGCAGCACTGAGCCAACAGAGTTGAAAGACCTGCCAATGAGAATCCCCAAAGATTCTGCACGTTACCACTTCTTCCTCTACAAACATTCCCACGAGGGCGACTACTTGGAGTCTACAG tCTTCATTTATTCTATGCCAGGGTACAACTGTTCCATCCGAGAGAGGATGCTGTACTCCAGCTGCAAAAACCCCCTGGTTGACATGGTGGAAAACAAGCTCCAGATTGAGATTGAGAAAAAG TTGGAAATTGACAATGGGGATGAGCTGACGAGTGATTTCCTGTATGAGGAGGTGCATCCCAAGCAGCATGCACACAAGCAGGCCTTTGCCAAGCCCAAAGGCCCCGCTGGTAAGAGGGGTGGCCGCCGTATCACCCGACCACCCGCcgagggagaggaggaagattAA